Proteins encoded within one genomic window of Oncorhynchus tshawytscha isolate Ot180627B linkage group LG02, Otsh_v2.0, whole genome shotgun sequence:
- the LOC112221214 gene encoding sodium-coupled monocarboxylate transporter 1 isoform X1: MTTGTGGPVASFSVWDYVVFVGTVLGAAGIGLFQAIRGRKNTSSDEFLLGGRQMTAVPVAMSLTASFMSGITVIGTPAEAYRFGAAFWIFGISYAIMSIITAEIFVPLFYRLGITSTYEYLEMRFNKLIRVIGTTMYIIQTALYTGMVIYAPALALNQITGLNLWGVLVATGVVCIIYCTLGGLKAVIWTDVFQMVIMLAGFVAVIARGAVIQGGLGKIWDDCYQGGRLNLFDFDPDPLKRHTFWTIVVGGSVMWASIYSINQSQVQRYISCKTLTQAKLSLYVNMIGLWVTVSLAVFSGLTMYSIYKNCDPLTNGDVGALDQLLPYLVMDILAAYPGVPGLFVAAAYSGTLSTVSSSINALVAVTVEDFIRPMYKNLTDKQVTWMNMGLSVFFGFLCIGMAAIASLMGSILQAALSIFGMISGPLLGLYLLGMFWRTANSTGGLTGLIVGLVITLWVGIGAQIYPPLADKTNPLPISVAGCNRTQDLNYTTLAPWTSAVTMTPLPDDRPALADSWYSLSYLYFCLLGTLVTVIVGLVVSAITGGCKQEKLSSDLFVRRSDLFCAGCGKDSEASEPEINEKAGSELNKGSNNAGFQDTQFNIVEKDVEKVTKM, encoded by the exons ATGACGACGGGTACAGGGGGCCCAGTGGCCTCGTTCTCTGTGTGGGACTATGTGGTGTTTGTGGGGACAGTACTGGGGGCGGCCGGCATCGGCCTGTTCCAAGCCATCCGGGGCCGCAAGAACACCAGCAGCGATGAGTTTCTGCTGGGGGGCCGTCAGATGACAGCGGTGCCCGTCGCCATGTCCCTCACTGCCAGCTTCATGTCTGGCATCACCGTGATCGGCACTCCAGCAGAGGCCTATCGGTTTGGGGCGGCCTTCTGGATATTTGGCATCTCCTATGCCATCATGTCCATCATCACCGCTGAAATCTTCGTCCCTCTCTTCTACCGCCTGGGCATCACCAGCACCTACGAG TATCTGGAGATGCGTTTCAACAAGTTGATTCGGGTGATCGGGACCACCATGTACATCATACAAACG GCCCTGTACACTGGTATGGTCATCTACGCCCCAGCTCTTGCTCTCAATCAAA tcacAGGGCTGAACCTCTGGGGAGTGCTGGTGGCCACTGGGGTGGTGTGCATCATCTACTGCACCCTG GGAGGTCTGAAGGCGGTCATATGGACAGACGTGTTCCAGATGGTGATCATGTTAGCAGGCTTCGTGGCCGTCATCGCCAGGGGGGCTGTCATCCAGGGAGGTCTGGGGAAGATCTGGGATGACTGTTACCAAGGAGGCAGGCTCAACCTTTTTGA TTTTGATCCAGACCCTTTGAAGCGTCACACGTTCTGGACGATCGTGGTTGGTGGCAGTGTGATGTGGGCGTCCATCTACTCCATCAACCAGTCACAGGTGCAGCGTTACATCTCCTGCAAAACCCTAACTCAAGCCAAACT GTCACTGTATGTGAATATGATTGGTCTCTGGGTGACTGTGAGCTTAGCAGTGTTCTCCGGCCTCACCATGTACTCCATTTACAAGAACTGTGATCCACTCACCAATGGTGATGTAGGGGCACTTGATCAG CTGCTTCCATACCTGGTAATGGACATCCTGGCAGCCTATCCTGGAGTCCCTGGGTTGTTTGTTGCGGCAGCATACAGTGGTACACTGAG TACTGTGTCCTCCAGCATCAATGCGCTGGTGGCTGTCACTGTGGAGGACTTCATCAGGCCAATGTACAAAAACCTGACAGATAAACAGGTGACCTGGATGAACATGGGCCTCA GTGTTTTCTTCGGATTTTTGTGCATTGGGATGGCTGCAATAGCTTCACTGATGGGGAGCATTCTGCAG GCAGCCCTGTCCATATTTGGAATGATCAGTGGCCCTCTTCTTGGGCTTTACCTCTTAGGCATGTTCTGGCGCACAGCAAACTCAACA GGGGGACTCACAGGGCTGATTGTGGGCCTTGTTATTACCCTGTGGGTGGGGATTGGAGCTCAGATATACCCACCCTTAGCTGATAAAACCAACCCCCTGCCAATCAGTGTGGCAGGCTGTAACCGCACACAGGacctgaactacaccaccctggCCCCATGGACCAGTGCAGTAACAATGACCCCTCTGCCTGA TGACCGTCCGGCTCTGGCAGACTCTTGGTACTCCCTGTCCTACTTGTACTTCTGTCTTCTGGGCACTTTGGTGACTGTGATCGTGGGATTGGTGGTAAGCGCTATCACAG GTGGCTGCAAGCAGGAAAAGCTAAGCTCAGATCTCTTTGTAAGGAGAAGTGATCTATTCTGTGCTGGTTGTGGCAAGGACTCAGAG GCATCAGAACCTGAGATAAATGAAAAGGCTGGGTCAGAGCTGAATAAGGGATCAAACAACGCTGGATTCCAAGACACTCAGTTTAACATTGTGGAGAAGGATGTGGAGAAGGTCACTAAaatgtga
- the LOC112221214 gene encoding sodium-coupled monocarboxylate transporter 1 isoform X2 yields the protein MRFNKLIRVIGTTMYIIQTALYTGMVIYAPALALNQITGLNLWGVLVATGVVCIIYCTLGGLKAVIWTDVFQMVIMLAGFVAVIARGAVIQGGLGKIWDDCYQGGRLNLFDFDPDPLKRHTFWTIVVGGSVMWASIYSINQSQVQRYISCKTLTQAKLSLYVNMIGLWVTVSLAVFSGLTMYSIYKNCDPLTNGDVGALDQLLPYLVMDILAAYPGVPGLFVAAAYSGTLSTVSSSINALVAVTVEDFIRPMYKNLTDKQVTWMNMGLSVFFGFLCIGMAAIASLMGSILQAALSIFGMISGPLLGLYLLGMFWRTANSTGGLTGLIVGLVITLWVGIGAQIYPPLADKTNPLPISVAGCNRTQDLNYTTLAPWTSAVTMTPLPDDRPALADSWYSLSYLYFCLLGTLVTVIVGLVVSAITGGCKQEKLSSDLFVRRSDLFCAGCGKDSEASEPEINEKAGSELNKGSNNAGFQDTQFNIVEKDVEKVTKM from the exons ATGCGTTTCAACAAGTTGATTCGGGTGATCGGGACCACCATGTACATCATACAAACG GCCCTGTACACTGGTATGGTCATCTACGCCCCAGCTCTTGCTCTCAATCAAA tcacAGGGCTGAACCTCTGGGGAGTGCTGGTGGCCACTGGGGTGGTGTGCATCATCTACTGCACCCTG GGAGGTCTGAAGGCGGTCATATGGACAGACGTGTTCCAGATGGTGATCATGTTAGCAGGCTTCGTGGCCGTCATCGCCAGGGGGGCTGTCATCCAGGGAGGTCTGGGGAAGATCTGGGATGACTGTTACCAAGGAGGCAGGCTCAACCTTTTTGA TTTTGATCCAGACCCTTTGAAGCGTCACACGTTCTGGACGATCGTGGTTGGTGGCAGTGTGATGTGGGCGTCCATCTACTCCATCAACCAGTCACAGGTGCAGCGTTACATCTCCTGCAAAACCCTAACTCAAGCCAAACT GTCACTGTATGTGAATATGATTGGTCTCTGGGTGACTGTGAGCTTAGCAGTGTTCTCCGGCCTCACCATGTACTCCATTTACAAGAACTGTGATCCACTCACCAATGGTGATGTAGGGGCACTTGATCAG CTGCTTCCATACCTGGTAATGGACATCCTGGCAGCCTATCCTGGAGTCCCTGGGTTGTTTGTTGCGGCAGCATACAGTGGTACACTGAG TACTGTGTCCTCCAGCATCAATGCGCTGGTGGCTGTCACTGTGGAGGACTTCATCAGGCCAATGTACAAAAACCTGACAGATAAACAGGTGACCTGGATGAACATGGGCCTCA GTGTTTTCTTCGGATTTTTGTGCATTGGGATGGCTGCAATAGCTTCACTGATGGGGAGCATTCTGCAG GCAGCCCTGTCCATATTTGGAATGATCAGTGGCCCTCTTCTTGGGCTTTACCTCTTAGGCATGTTCTGGCGCACAGCAAACTCAACA GGGGGACTCACAGGGCTGATTGTGGGCCTTGTTATTACCCTGTGGGTGGGGATTGGAGCTCAGATATACCCACCCTTAGCTGATAAAACCAACCCCCTGCCAATCAGTGTGGCAGGCTGTAACCGCACACAGGacctgaactacaccaccctggCCCCATGGACCAGTGCAGTAACAATGACCCCTCTGCCTGA TGACCGTCCGGCTCTGGCAGACTCTTGGTACTCCCTGTCCTACTTGTACTTCTGTCTTCTGGGCACTTTGGTGACTGTGATCGTGGGATTGGTGGTAAGCGCTATCACAG GTGGCTGCAAGCAGGAAAAGCTAAGCTCAGATCTCTTTGTAAGGAGAAGTGATCTATTCTGTGCTGGTTGTGGCAAGGACTCAGAG GCATCAGAACCTGAGATAAATGAAAAGGCTGGGTCAGAGCTGAATAAGGGATCAAACAACGCTGGATTCCAAGACACTCAGTTTAACATTGTGGAGAAGGATGTGGAGAAGGTCACTAAaatgtga